In Flammeovirgaceae bacterium, the sequence GTTTCAATGACCTTAACGCTATAGCCGTTTTCAAGCCACCGCAGTTGTTCCAGTGCTTCGGCTGTTTCAAGCGCTGATACCGGAAGGCGCGTAATCTTTTCAAGTACATCGCTCCGGTAGGCATACAGGCCAATGTGTTTAAAGAAATTTCCGCTGGCCGGCCATTCAACCTCCGGCCTGTTGCGCACATGCGGAATGGGCGACCGGCTGAAGTAAAGCGCATTGCCTTCTTTTGAAAAAACAACCTTTATAATGTTCGGATTAAATACCGGTTCGGAATCGGTAATGCGTTTGGCTAATGTGGCAATCTCGGTTTTCCCGTCAAGGGCCCGTGCCAGCAAATTAATTTGTTCCGGCTGTATGAAGGGCTCATCACCCTGCACGTTGATAACATAATCGAACTTTTTCGGCTGCCGGGTAAGGGCTTCGTAGCAGCGGTCGGTACCGCTTGCATGCTTTTCGTTGGTCATCACCACCGCTCCGCCAAAGGCCTTTACATGATCATAAATAAGCAGGTTATCGGTGGCCACCACCACCTGGTTTATGTGCGCAGCTTTAGCTGCCTGTTCATACACGCGCTGGATCATGGATTTGCCGCCTATGTCGGCCAAAGGTTTTCCGGGAAACCGGCTTGAGGCATAACGGGCCGGGATGATGGCTATGATGGATTGCATCGGGCAGGCAGAGTGTTTACATGGTTTATTAAAGGCAAAGTTTACATTAAAAATTCAGAGTGGAAATACCGCGCCAAACCGGGCCACTGCAAAACCCTGTTCCTTCACTTTTTCAAGGGCCATGCCTGCCGGGTTAAGCAGCGGATTGGTATGATTAAAATGGATAAAATGAATTTTGCCCCGTTCCGATTCCGGTAATGCACCAAATAGTCTCATGCTTTCAATAACGAACGGATGGGGTATTTCGCTGATGTTGCGGGTTTGAATTTCTTCGCCATCGAAAAAAGTGGCATCCAGAAAAGCGTAATCAACGGTTTTCACAAGGTCAACAATGTTTTTATCCCATTTTTCCCATTTGTCAATATCGGGGATGAACAGCAACTTTTTGGAAGAACCTTCAACAAGGTATCCGGCTGTTTCAGAAAACTCATCGCGGTGCGGAACTGTAAATGGAGTAATTGAAACGGAAGGTGATAACCGAATTTTTTCTTCCGGCCTGATCCCGATAAGGTTAATATTTTTCAGATAAACCAACTGGCTCCACGGTCCGTTTGTTTGCAGGTAGTCCTTCATGCGCGGAAGGGCGTACACAGGCACTCCGTTTGCATTCATGCCTTCCCGGCCCAGGTACATCAGGCCGGCATAGTGGCCGATGTGTGCGTGCGTAAGCAAAATGCCATCGGGCGCCTTGTTCTCAACACCGGCAAGGTCGTTCAGTAATTTTAGCTGACGGGGTAAATCGGGTGTGGCTTCAATGATCCAACGCTGATTGGTTTTCGGATCGATAATACCCAGCGATACAACCATGCGGGTTGGATCAGGGTTTTTAAATAGGTCTGTGCAGCAATCTTTTTTACAGCCAATATGAGGCGAGCCCGCATCCTGCAGATACTATGTTTGAAAGAGCATAAGCCCCAGTGTACTAACTTTAATAAGTTATTGTATTAAAACAAAACACTCAAGGCTTATGCAAAAACAAGTTAACAAAAAATTGGATTTCAGTGGACAAAACATTTACGTTGGTTTAGACACGCACAAGAAACAGATCACGGTAACCATCATGGGCGAGAATTTGCACCTTAAAACTTTTAGTCAGCCTCCGGATGTCGATGTGTTGGTAAAATATCTAAATCGGAATTTTCCGGGTGCAACCTACCATGCTGCTTATGAAGCTGGGTATTCAGGATTTTGGTTGCAAGAAAGACTGCAGGCAAGTGGCGTTAACTGCATGGTTGTTCATGCAGCCGATGTGCCGACCAAAGACAAAGAGAAAAAACAAAAACGCG encodes:
- a CDS encoding MBL fold metallo-hydrolase, with product MVVSLGIIDPKTNQRWIIEATPDLPRQLKLLNDLAGVENKAPDGILLTHAHIGHYAGLMYLGREGMNANGVPVYALPRMKDYLQTNGPWSQLVYLKNINLIGIRPEEKIRLSPSVSITPFTVPHRDEFSETAGYLVEGSSKKLLFIPDIDKWEKWDKNIVDLVKTVDYAFLDATFFDGEEIQTRNISEIPHPFVIESMRLFGALPESERGKIHFIHFNHTNPLLNPAGMALEKVKEQGFAVARFGAVFPL
- the kdsB gene encoding 3-deoxy-manno-octulosonate cytidylyltransferase; amino-acid sequence: MQSIIAIIPARYASSRFPGKPLADIGGKSMIQRVYEQAAKAAHINQVVVATDNLLIYDHVKAFGGAVVMTNEKHASGTDRCYEALTRQPKKFDYVINVQGDEPFIQPEQINLLARALDGKTEIATLAKRITDSEPVFNPNIIKVVFSKEGNALYFSRSPIPHVRNRPEVEWPASGNFFKHIGLYAYRSDVLEKITRLPVSALETAEALEQLRWLENGYSVKVIETQMETMGIDVPEDVEKAHQYLEKP